One window of the Candidatus Chryseobacterium colombiense genome contains the following:
- a CDS encoding MFS transporter, with protein sequence MTTKLSKISLPLKLTFLIFSMVLNCMGIVILQLSEAKITYDKLGFLESFKDIPVALISLFAVNFISKFGTKKSLILALSIVGICSLILPFVEVFWFYKLWFAIIGTCFAIGKICVFGVIRNNISDEKSLAKTMNSVEASFMIGIFVVNTGFGWLISSQFSQFWKFGFVMISVLSAITIFLFSRLEISEPIKKNKENLIKELSTFVSPFILTFLFVLFSIVFVEQSFNSWLPSFYKNHLKVNSFFALQASSFLALFSYAGRMITSNIIHRFTLSKYYILCLILIVSVLLIIIGIQFLGEGNSKILLFLFPVIGLFLSPLYPVINSKMITRVDKEKVNIFTSLVVIFSSLGSSVSSIMMSILFNNQLLNYYSVYILFAVLVLISISLLYFSISRKTLEK encoded by the coding sequence ATGACGACCAAGCTCTCAAAAATATCCCTTCCCTTAAAACTAACTTTCCTGATTTTCTCGATGGTTTTAAACTGCATGGGCATTGTGATTTTACAGCTTTCCGAGGCGAAAATCACGTATGATAAGCTGGGATTTCTGGAGTCATTTAAAGATATTCCGGTTGCTCTTATTTCACTTTTCGCCGTTAACTTTATCAGCAAATTCGGAACAAAAAAATCATTGATTTTGGCATTAAGCATTGTAGGAATTTGTTCGCTTATTTTACCTTTTGTAGAGGTATTCTGGTTTTATAAGCTTTGGTTTGCCATTATCGGAACCTGTTTTGCCATCGGTAAAATATGTGTATTCGGAGTGATTCGTAACAATATTTCTGATGAAAAATCCTTGGCAAAAACCATGAATAGCGTAGAAGCTTCGTTTATGATTGGTATTTTTGTAGTAAACACAGGATTTGGATGGCTCATCTCAAGTCAGTTCTCTCAATTTTGGAAATTTGGATTTGTAATGATTTCTGTTTTATCAGCCATCACTATTTTTCTATTTTCAAGACTTGAAATTTCCGAACCGATAAAAAAAAATAAGGAAAATCTTATTAAAGAGCTTTCAACGTTTGTTAGTCCTTTCATTCTTACCTTTTTGTTCGTTCTGTTTTCAATCGTTTTTGTTGAACAGAGTTTTAATTCCTGGCTACCTTCATTTTATAAAAACCATTTGAAAGTCAATTCATTTTTTGCACTTCAGGCTTCATCTTTTCTGGCTCTTTTCTCTTATGCAGGAAGAATGATTACATCCAATATTATCCATAGATTTACTTTGTCAAAGTATTATATTTTATGCCTTATACTGATTGTTTCAGTATTGTTAATCATTATTGGCATTCAGTTTCTAGGCGAGGGAAATTCAAAAATATTATTGTTTTTATTTCCTGTTATCGGCCTCTTTTTATCACCGCTCTACCCTGTTATCAATTCAAAAATGATTACCCGTGTTGATAAGGAGAAAGTGAATATTTTTACTTCCTTAGTCGTTATTTTTTCATCTTTAGGAAGCTCTGTCAGTTCTATTATGATGTCAATCTTATTCAACAACCAACTGCTAAACTATTATTCAGTCTATATTTTATTTGCTGTACTCGTTTTAATTTCAATAAGTTTACTGTATTTTAGTATCAGTAGAAAAACATTAGAAAAATAA
- a CDS encoding GLPGLI family protein: MYKILFLLMISFCSAQNYRFVYEYKMKPDRKIDSLVTDYMNLDSDGKRSYFYNAAKYERDSAYNSTKNTAVLYNGKKYDQNLGYIVEKDYAQKSIKFYDKYKTANLLVIEDEPQKWNIEKEFLKINNINCQKATANYKGRVWEAWFSKEYPINDGPYKFIGLPGLIVSLKDNEGNHIFNLIQIKKIKTVFAFLPKNNKEMNWKDYRKTIMTYTPNLADDIEAMSVDKNVGAMNIHFKDGYVAKFDLKELKSGNPDDEIAKKLRRANNPIEKE; this comes from the coding sequence ATGTATAAAATTTTATTTTTATTAATGATTTCTTTCTGCTCAGCTCAGAACTATCGTTTTGTGTACGAGTATAAAATGAAACCTGATCGTAAAATAGATTCCCTTGTAACGGATTATATGAATCTGGATTCGGACGGAAAAAGATCTTATTTTTATAATGCTGCGAAATATGAAAGAGATTCGGCTTATAACAGTACAAAAAATACTGCAGTGTTATACAATGGTAAAAAGTATGACCAGAATCTTGGGTATATCGTAGAAAAGGACTATGCTCAAAAAAGTATAAAATTCTATGATAAATATAAAACAGCCAATCTCTTGGTAATTGAAGATGAGCCTCAAAAATGGAATATTGAAAAGGAGTTTTTAAAAATCAACAATATCAATTGCCAAAAAGCAACTGCGAACTATAAAGGAAGAGTTTGGGAAGCCTGGTTCAGCAAAGAATATCCTATCAATGACGGGCCTTATAAATTCATAGGACTTCCGGGACTTATTGTAAGTCTCAAAGACAATGAAGGGAATCATATTTTTAATTTAATACAGATCAAAAAAATTAAGACGGTTTTTGCCTTTCTTCCGAAAAACAACAAGGAAATGAACTGGAAAGACTACAGGAAAACCATCATGACCTACACACCCAATCTTGCCGATGATATAGAGGCTATGAGTGTTGATAAAAATGTAGGTGCAATGAATATTCACTTTAAAGATGGGTATGTAGCGAAATTTGATCTTAAAGAATTGAAAAGTGGCAATCCGGACGATGAAATTGCCAAAAAGCTTCGCAGGGCCAATAACCCGATTGAAAAAGAATGA
- a CDS encoding DUF922 domain-containing protein gives MLKFVVLICFSFSVQVFSQKITWKEDIKLKWDNFQSTVNRKSNPDVVAYTHCGWEYSVVKSSNPKAAIEFNVETIFNEDKSWKDTKRINDYVLLHEQKHFDIAEIFARKLRKEVKEKIRTSLDFDKYFKGIYQTVSNDYKNFQITYDKVTEHGINKEKQAEYNELISSELENLKNFKTT, from the coding sequence ATGCTGAAATTTGTTGTTTTAATTTGTTTTTCATTTTCAGTTCAGGTATTCAGCCAGAAAATAACCTGGAAAGAAGATATTAAATTAAAATGGGATAATTTTCAAAGTACTGTTAACCGCAAAAGCAATCCTGACGTGGTTGCTTATACCCATTGCGGATGGGAATATTCAGTGGTGAAATCCAGTAATCCGAAAGCAGCGATTGAATTTAATGTAGAGACGATATTTAACGAAGACAAATCATGGAAAGACACAAAAAGAATCAATGACTATGTGCTTTTACATGAACAAAAACACTTTGATATTGCGGAAATATTTGCCAGAAAATTAAGAAAAGAAGTCAAAGAAAAAATCAGGACTTCTTTGGATTTCGATAAATACTTTAAAGGGATTTATCAGACGGTATCAAACGATTATAAGAACTTTCAGATTACCTACGATAAAGTTACCGAACACGGTATTAATAAAGAGAAACAGGCAGAATACAACGAATTAATATCTTCAGAATTAGAAAATTTAAAAAACTTTAAAACCACTTGA
- a CDS encoding NUDIX domain-containing protein, producing MKIKDTKNKQNLQELIDTKDFVAHVSVDCTIFGFHNNILKVLLLKYHDLNLWSLPGGFVFNDEDLREAAARVLYERTHLKDIFLKQFHTFGRIDRTENNVHQILLQNKGIEIPKDHWIFQRFITVGYCSLIDFSLANTFPDAFNETCEWFEVNKLPQMAFDHDRIIETGLEYLRMNINTEVAASNLLPEKFTMKDLQSLYETILGEKFRRNNFQRKILSLNILDRLEKLYDGSANKAPYLYKFKSKVHNSANQYPISNDKEDDE from the coding sequence ATGAAAATCAAAGACACAAAAAACAAACAAAACCTTCAGGAACTTATTGATACAAAAGACTTTGTGGCTCATGTATCTGTAGATTGCACCATATTTGGTTTTCATAATAATATCCTGAAAGTATTGCTACTGAAGTATCATGATCTCAATCTGTGGTCACTTCCGGGCGGATTTGTATTTAATGATGAAGATCTGAGAGAAGCTGCAGCACGTGTTTTATATGAAAGAACACATCTTAAAGACATTTTCCTGAAACAGTTTCACACTTTTGGAAGAATTGACCGTACTGAAAATAATGTACATCAGATTTTGCTTCAGAATAAAGGCATCGAAATTCCTAAAGATCACTGGATTTTTCAAAGATTCATTACAGTGGGATATTGCAGTTTGATTGACTTTTCCCTTGCTAATACTTTCCCGGATGCTTTTAACGAAACCTGTGAATGGTTTGAAGTGAATAAACTCCCTCAGATGGCATTTGACCACGACAGGATTATAGAAACGGGTCTTGAATATCTTAGAATGAACATCAATACTGAAGTTGCAGCCAGTAACTTGCTTCCTGAGAAATTTACCATGAAAGACTTGCAGTCTCTCTATGAAACCATTTTAGGGGAAAAATTCAGAAGGAACAATTTTCAGCGTAAAATACTGAGCCTTAACATCCTTGACAGGCTCGAAAAATTGTATGATGGCTCTGCAAACAAAGCTCCTTATCTGTACAAATTCAAAAGTAAGGTTCATAATTCAGCCAATCAGTATCCTATTTCAAATGATAAAGAAGATGATGAGTAA
- a CDS encoding acyl-CoA dehydrogenase family protein produces MSYYPLTSIPDYYGIDALLTEEHKLIRQSIREWVESFVMPQIDHAAQNHTDIPGLMRELGKAGALGPYIPVEYGGSGLDQISYGLIMQELERGDSAVRSAASVQSSLVMFPINEFGSEEQKKKYLPKLASGEMIGSFGLTEPNHGSDPGSMETYFKDMGDHYLLNGAKMWITNSPLCDIAVVWAKNEEGKVQGLIVERGMEGFTTPETHNKWSLRASKTGELVFNDVKVPKENLLPGVTGLKGPLSCLNSARYGISWGVIGAAIDCYCTAVQYSKERKQFGKPIGSYQLQQKKLAEFLTEITKAQLLCLQLGNLKNAHKATPAQISMAKRNNVKMAIDIARESRQILGGMGIMGEFPMMRHAANLESVITYEGTHDVHLLITGLDITGINAF; encoded by the coding sequence ATGTCATATTATCCTCTTACATCCATTCCTGATTACTATGGAATAGATGCTTTACTTACCGAAGAACACAAACTTATACGCCAATCGATAAGAGAATGGGTAGAGAGTTTTGTAATGCCACAGATTGATCATGCTGCACAAAATCATACAGATATTCCCGGCTTAATGAGAGAATTGGGAAAAGCTGGAGCATTGGGTCCTTATATTCCGGTTGAGTATGGAGGTTCAGGGCTTGATCAGATTTCTTACGGTTTGATTATGCAGGAACTGGAAAGAGGAGATTCTGCTGTACGTTCTGCCGCTTCTGTACAGAGTTCTTTAGTCATGTTCCCGATCAATGAATTCGGTTCTGAAGAACAAAAAAAGAAATACCTTCCCAAACTGGCATCCGGAGAAATGATCGGTTCTTTTGGGTTAACTGAGCCTAATCACGGTTCAGATCCAGGTTCTATGGAAACCTATTTTAAAGATATGGGAGATCATTATCTTTTAAATGGTGCTAAAATGTGGATCACCAACTCTCCGCTTTGCGATATTGCTGTAGTCTGGGCTAAAAATGAAGAAGGGAAAGTTCAGGGATTGATCGTTGAAAGAGGAATGGAAGGTTTCACCACTCCGGAAACGCATAATAAATGGAGTTTGAGAGCTTCAAAAACAGGTGAACTGGTTTTCAATGATGTGAAAGTTCCAAAGGAAAATTTACTTCCGGGAGTCACAGGATTGAAAGGACCTTTATCTTGTCTGAATTCAGCAAGATATGGAATTTCCTGGGGAGTAATCGGAGCTGCAATTGACTGCTATTGTACAGCTGTTCAGTATTCGAAAGAAAGAAAACAATTCGGAAAACCAATCGGATCTTACCAGCTGCAACAGAAAAAGCTGGCTGAATTCTTAACTGAAATTACGAAAGCTCAATTGCTTTGTCTGCAGTTAGGAAACCTTAAAAATGCTCATAAAGCAACTCCTGCTCAGATTTCTATGGCCAAAAGAAACAATGTAAAAATGGCTATTGATATTGCAAGAGAATCTCGTCAGATCCTTGGAGGAATGGGAATTATGGGAGAATTCCCGATGATGAGACACGCTGCAAACCTTGAGTCTGTCATTACTTACGAAGGAACACATGATGTTCACTTGTTGATTACAGGACTAGATATTACAGGAATTAACGCTTTCTAG
- a CDS encoding PD-(D/E)XK nuclease family protein — MKFLNKIIHELLAQSSDLSEFNIVLPGKRPIVFIRRILEENNYSGFLPNFFTVEELINQIADKQLIQGISLWLFAFDVYKSLNLIPRDNFSDFLKWFPTLQKDWDDILKFSDGDQAVLQYMFDEERIKDWAQNLGEDDDVPRKKFLNFWKNMNVFLPVLKQKLQEKNWATSGMIHETAKAEIDAFAKNTKEKFVFCGFNAFTPVEEKLVRSLLQWNKGQCFFQADHYYFDDERQEAGKFLRNHKTWKEFNDHRAFNWIEDDFNQPKNIKVYEVSGNITQTKVLPEIFKEIENKTYSNTAVVLLDENLLPASLDVMHGVQNLNITMGFPLKNLSFSNAVKQLFYLQKQLEKNKSSYYYRDVFPILEELPKSVEDELIINQFKAKIEERNIVYISRKLLQELLGELSYYNLLQKADSTAVYLDSLIDFCKQVKWLEIDDIQYENVSHFENSFRIIKNQLSPYDFEITMETLEILINQHINSESIDFQGEPLRGLQIMGLLETRLLNFENVILLSVNEGKLPLGNSQNTYIPFDIRKFFDLHTFLENDSIYAYHFYRLIQDAQNVHLLFNALSSGVNSGEKSRFITQIEMESSHKIEYLIIENSSEPIITEPIEFTKTPIVLERLEKWKEKVSASHLTSYLYNPVDFYLSKILNTSENDEIEEELSVKNYGNLVHYTLQEVYEVLKGKVLKENDLKDSIKQIDKYIEIAIDKLKHQPEFYEKGMNFIHKAIAKKVIESILNYDLDLVKNGNKLEILDIEKRFENVDFYLDESEKISFFGFIDRIDRLNGTLRIIDYKTAKIKNLIVKIDQDNASEYFHNSDRKQALQLCIYQYVVQNLPEFWGLPIETGIWSFAEAKKGVVSLQFEKGDIDDAMKSIKSLIEEILNPNINFVEEIKSYSN; from the coding sequence TTGAAGTTCCTCAATAAAATCATTCACGAATTATTAGCTCAGAGTTCTGACCTTTCTGAGTTTAATATCGTGTTGCCTGGAAAACGTCCCATCGTTTTTATCAGAAGAATATTAGAGGAAAATAATTATTCAGGTTTTTTACCCAACTTTTTTACGGTAGAAGAGCTTATCAATCAAATTGCTGACAAACAACTTATTCAGGGGATTTCTCTGTGGCTTTTTGCTTTTGATGTCTATAAAAGTCTTAATCTTATTCCAAGAGACAATTTTTCGGATTTTTTGAAATGGTTTCCGACTTTACAGAAGGACTGGGATGATATCCTAAAGTTCTCGGACGGTGATCAGGCTGTTTTGCAGTATATGTTTGACGAAGAAAGGATTAAAGACTGGGCACAGAATCTGGGTGAAGATGATGATGTTCCTAGAAAAAAATTCCTCAATTTCTGGAAGAATATGAATGTTTTCCTCCCGGTTTTGAAACAGAAATTACAAGAAAAAAACTGGGCGACTTCAGGAATGATCCACGAAACGGCAAAAGCCGAAATTGATGCTTTTGCTAAAAATACGAAAGAAAAGTTTGTGTTTTGCGGGTTCAATGCCTTTACTCCTGTCGAAGAGAAGCTGGTAAGAAGCCTCTTACAATGGAACAAAGGGCAATGCTTCTTTCAGGCCGATCATTATTATTTTGATGATGAAAGGCAGGAAGCCGGAAAATTTTTACGAAACCATAAAACATGGAAAGAGTTCAATGATCACAGAGCTTTTAACTGGATCGAAGATGATTTTAATCAACCAAAAAATATAAAAGTATATGAAGTTTCAGGAAATATTACCCAAACCAAGGTATTGCCTGAAATTTTTAAGGAAATAGAAAATAAAACCTATTCCAATACCGCAGTCGTTCTGTTGGACGAAAATTTGCTTCCTGCAAGCCTGGATGTCATGCATGGAGTTCAGAATCTGAATATTACGATGGGATTTCCTTTAAAAAACCTGTCATTTTCCAATGCTGTAAAACAACTTTTTTACTTACAAAAACAACTTGAAAAAAACAAGTCTTCTTACTACTACCGTGATGTTTTTCCCATTCTTGAAGAACTTCCGAAATCTGTCGAAGACGAATTGATTATTAATCAGTTCAAAGCGAAAATAGAAGAGCGGAATATTGTTTATATATCAAGAAAACTATTGCAGGAACTGTTAGGAGAATTGTCATATTACAATTTGCTTCAGAAAGCAGATTCTACAGCTGTTTATCTGGATTCCCTTATTGATTTCTGTAAGCAGGTAAAATGGCTGGAAATAGATGATATTCAATACGAAAACGTATCTCACTTTGAGAATTCTTTTAGGATTATAAAAAACCAGTTGAGTCCGTATGATTTTGAAATCACGATGGAAACACTGGAGATTTTAATTAATCAGCACATCAATTCTGAGAGTATAGATTTCCAGGGAGAACCGTTAAGAGGACTTCAGATCATGGGACTTCTGGAAACCCGTTTATTGAATTTTGAGAATGTGATTCTTCTTTCTGTCAATGAAGGGAAACTGCCGCTCGGAAACTCTCAGAACACCTATATTCCGTTTGATATCAGAAAGTTTTTTGATCTTCATACCTTTTTAGAGAATGATAGTATTTATGCGTATCATTTCTATCGTTTAATTCAGGATGCTCAGAATGTACATTTATTGTTTAATGCCTTAAGTTCGGGAGTGAATTCAGGAGAAAAGAGCAGGTTTATCACTCAGATCGAAATGGAGAGTTCTCATAAGATTGAATACTTGATCATAGAGAATTCATCTGAACCGATTATTACCGAACCAATTGAATTTACTAAAACACCTATCGTTCTGGAACGGCTTGAAAAATGGAAAGAAAAAGTTTCTGCTTCTCACCTCACAAGTTATCTGTATAATCCGGTTGATTTCTATCTTTCCAAGATTTTGAACACTTCCGAAAATGATGAAATTGAAGAAGAATTATCGGTTAAAAATTATGGAAATCTGGTGCATTATACCCTTCAAGAAGTATATGAGGTTTTAAAAGGTAAAGTGTTAAAAGAAAATGATTTAAAAGATTCAATTAAACAAATAGATAAATATATTGAAATTGCTATTGATAAGCTAAAACATCAACCGGAATTCTATGAAAAAGGAATGAATTTCATTCACAAAGCTATTGCTAAAAAAGTGATTGAAAGCATTCTGAATTACGATCTTGATTTAGTTAAAAACGGAAATAAACTTGAAATTCTTGATATTGAAAAACGGTTTGAAAATGTAGATTTTTATCTCGATGAATCAGAGAAAATCTCGTTTTTCGGATTTATTGACCGTATCGACCGATTAAACGGAACGCTGAGAATTATCGATTATAAAACAGCCAAAATTAAAAATCTGATCGTAAAAATTGATCAGGATAATGCTAGTGAATATTTTCATAACAGCGACCGGAAACAGGCATTGCAGCTGTGTATTTATCAATATGTTGTACAGAATCTTCCTGAGTTTTGGGGACTTCCGATAGAAACCGGGATTTGGAGTTTTGCCGAAGCTAAAAAAGGAGTCGTTTCCTTACAGTTTGAAAAAGGAGATATTGATGATGCAATGAAATCTATAAAAAGTTTGATTGAAGAAATTCTGAATCCGAATATTAATTTTGTTGAGGAAATTAAAAGCTATTCAAATTAG
- the rsmG gene encoding 16S rRNA (guanine(527)-N(7))-methyltransferase RsmG, translating into MSTSLVLKYFPDLTETQIEQFSKLEDLYNEWNEKINVISRKDTESLYEKHILHSLGIAKVMEFAPGTKVLDIGTGGGFPGIPLAILFPDSEFTLIDSIGKKISVVNAVAEGVGLKNVTAIHGRAEKLKEKFHFVVSRAVTQMPEFLRWLKGKFEKEQFNAKHNGVLYLKGGDLAEELAGLKCEIFSLKNYFEGEFFDTKKVVYLSKGNFNS; encoded by the coding sequence ATGTCTACATCGTTAGTATTAAAATATTTTCCTGATCTTACTGAGACGCAGATTGAACAGTTTTCTAAACTGGAAGATCTCTATAATGAATGGAACGAAAAAATCAACGTGATCTCCAGAAAAGATACGGAATCATTATATGAAAAACATATTTTACACTCTTTAGGGATTGCCAAGGTGATGGAATTTGCGCCGGGTACAAAAGTACTGGATATTGGGACAGGAGGTGGTTTCCCGGGGATTCCTCTTGCGATATTGTTTCCGGACTCAGAATTTACACTGATTGATTCCATCGGAAAAAAAATAAGTGTTGTCAATGCAGTTGCAGAAGGTGTTGGATTGAAAAACGTAACGGCTATACACGGAAGAGCTGAAAAGCTGAAAGAGAAATTTCATTTTGTAGTAAGCAGAGCGGTTACCCAAATGCCGGAATTCTTGAGATGGCTTAAAGGAAAATTTGAAAAAGAACAGTTCAACGCAAAGCATAATGGTGTTCTTTATTTAAAAGGAGGTGATCTTGCGGAAGAACTTGCAGGACTGAAATGTGAGATATTTAGTCTTAAAAATTATTTTGAAGGAGAGTTTTTTGATACAAAAAAAGTAGTCTATCTTTCAAAAGGCAATTTTAATTCATAA
- a CDS encoding pyridoxal phosphate-dependent aminotransferase: MTKLSDRVNRLGYSQTFVMSNKAREMKASGINVISLTLGEPDFDVPDNIKQAAFDAINENYSHYSPVPGFLELREAIAHKLKRDNHIEYKPSQICVSNGAKQAILNVLAAILNDGDEVILPNPYWVSYDEMVKMMGGNSVMLPTSYVTDFKITAEQLEEAITDKTKAVLFSSPCNPSGGYYTYDELKSLAKVIAKYPHVTVISDEIYEFINYETKTTSIAQFPEVYEQTAVINGMSKAFAMTGWRIGYSACPEWLAKACEKVQGQMTSGANTVAQRASITALLTDPSEYRYMIDAFKKRRDLVYDLMKEIPGFKVLLPKAAFYFFPDISHYIGKTLNGTEIKDSDDFAMFILENAHVGCVGGVSFGSPECIRFSYAASEEELREAMKRIKNLLDQFN; the protein is encoded by the coding sequence ATGACTAAACTTTCAGATAGAGTAAACAGGTTAGGTTACTCACAGACTTTTGTAATGTCTAACAAGGCCAGAGAAATGAAAGCCAGCGGCATAAATGTAATCAGTTTAACATTAGGAGAACCGGATTTTGATGTTCCCGACAATATAAAGCAGGCTGCATTTGATGCCATTAATGAAAACTACAGCCACTACTCTCCTGTTCCGGGATTTTTAGAACTTCGTGAAGCGATTGCTCACAAACTTAAAAGAGACAATCATATAGAATATAAACCTTCACAGATTTGTGTTTCCAATGGCGCTAAACAGGCTATTTTAAATGTTTTGGCAGCCATTCTTAATGATGGAGATGAAGTCATATTGCCTAATCCGTACTGGGTAAGCTACGATGAAATGGTAAAAATGATGGGTGGAAATTCTGTAATGCTTCCTACTTCATATGTTACGGATTTCAAAATTACAGCCGAACAGTTGGAAGAAGCGATCACAGATAAAACAAAAGCTGTCTTATTCAGTTCGCCTTGTAATCCTTCAGGTGGCTATTACACTTATGACGAGCTGAAATCTTTAGCAAAAGTGATTGCCAAATATCCTCACGTCACTGTAATTTCTGATGAGATCTACGAATTCATCAACTACGAAACCAAAACAACTTCTATCGCACAGTTTCCAGAAGTTTATGAGCAGACAGCCGTAATCAATGGAATGTCTAAGGCTTTCGCGATGACCGGCTGGAGAATCGGTTATTCTGCATGCCCTGAATGGTTGGCTAAAGCTTGTGAAAAAGTACAGGGACAGATGACTAGCGGCGCCAATACAGTAGCTCAAAGAGCTTCAATTACAGCTTTACTGACAGATCCTTCAGAATACAGATATATGATTGACGCTTTCAAAAAAAGAAGAGATCTTGTATATGATTTAATGAAGGAAATTCCAGGATTCAAAGTGTTACTTCCTAAAGCTGCTTTTTATTTCTTCCCGGATATTTCTCATTATATAGGAAAAACGCTGAATGGTACTGAAATCAAGGATTCCGATGATTTTGCTATGTTTATTTTAGAAAACGCTCACGTAGGATGCGTAGGTGGTGTTTCTTTCGGGAGTCCGGAATGTATCCGATTTTCTTATGCAGCTTCTGAGGAAGAGTTGAGAGAGGCCATGAAACGTATTAAAAACTTATTAGACCAATTCAATTAA